The sequence below is a genomic window from Methanothermobacter tenebrarum.
TTGACGATGAACGGCGCCATTATGAGGATTATACCACAAAATAAAGTGTTAAATATCAATGTATATTTTAAAATTTTCCTGTAGAATATCTTATTTTTTGTCTTTGCCATATAAGGGTATATGACCTGGATAAGTGGACCATACAGTCCCTGGGCGGCTGTATAAATTTTTTCGGCTGCTGAATAGTAGCCTACCGCAGTGTTACCAGCGAATAGTCCTAGGAAAAATGAATTACTATTTGTATATATGGATACAGAAGCCCTTGATAAGAAGAACTGTGTGCTCTCCTTGAATGTTTCTTTAATATCTTCAAAGGGTGGTATGTGGAATTTTACATTGAATCTTGTTCTTATGATCCATAATGAGAATATACCAGTTATTATCGGGCCTATGGAGTATAAGAGTGGCATATAAATGTAATCTGATGGTTTTTTTATGAAGATAAAGATTGTCACGAGGAATATTAGGTTTGCGATAACATTTAGGATTGTTATATATCTCATGCGTTCCATGCCCTGATAAAACCATGTTGGCGAAAGTGTGGTGCCTATAATAATCCCAAATGCAAAGAGGTATAATAACGAATTAGTTGAGAATTTTTGGATTGAGAATACAATTGTGATGAGTATAACGAAACTTATGATGGTCAGTATACCTTTTATTATCATCACAGAACTGAATATAGTTGAAACTTTAGTTATATCTTCTCTATTTATTGATATTTCCTTGACAGCTGAAAGTGCGAAACCATAATCTGTTAAAATTTGGAAGTAGGTGGTAAATGCTATTGCAAAGTTTACAAGGCCAAATTTGGCAACGCCAAGTGTCCTTGTAAGGTATGGTAATGTTATAAGGGGCATTACATACACTAATATTTGAAGTAGAGACAGTGAGAAGAAGTTCTCGGCTATAACCTTGTATTCTTCAGATTGTAGTAGCTTAAGCAGTTTCATGTAGGATTCCCTGGAAATGTTCTATATGGAGGTTGACGTTCTGAGGATCGTTGAGGGTTTCATAGACAAGTTCTAATACGGGTAAGTTCATTTTACTTGTCAGTGCCTTTATGGCTTTTATGGAGCGCAGACTTTCTACTGTTATGGTGGATTTTTTGCTGAGTTGCATTTTCTTGCCAAGCATTAAACCAAGTGTCCTATTACGGCTCTTATCAGTTAGCGCGGTCAAAAGAAAATCTCCAAATCCGCAAAACTTATCAAATAATTCCCCATATCCCATTTCATCTAATATTTTTCTCATCTCTTTGAAGCATAATGTTAATAGTGTATATTTATGGTTTTCACCGGTTATTTGCCCGTCTAGTATTCCCATGGCTACTGCGTAGACATTCTTAAGTATACCGCAGAATTCAACTCCTTTAATATTCTCTGAATAATCAACCACTATATTCTGGGATTTAATGAGACTGGCTATATCATCTTGATATTCTTTTGAGGCTCCTATTGTAACACCCGAAGTAACGCCCCTTATAAGTTCGTCTGCAAAATTTGGACCGGAAATGCAAAATACAGTCTCAGAGTCTGTCTCCTCTTGGATGACAGTTGTCATAGGTTTGAGTGAAGGATACTCAATACCTTTTATACATGATATGATCTTTTTATCTTCAAGGCGACTATCAAGGGATCTCATGATACTCCTAAGGCTCCCAGATGGGACAGCCAAGAAAATATAATCTGAATCTATTATATGGGAGGATTTGATATTTGCTGCTTTGATCTTCTCATCCAATTTTATCCCCGGATGATACCGACTATTCTCATGTTCTCTGTTTATAGATTCAATTACCTTTTCATCTCTCGCGAGAAGATAAACATTATCAATATTCTTTGATAATATTTGGGCTATTGCTGTTCCGAAACTCCCAGCGCCTATTATCGAGACTTTCATCATAAATTCTCCTTGCAATACTTTTTAGCCTTTTCCAGATCCCCTGGGAAATCAACTTCTATACAGAAATTATCCCTGATGTTAAGGGCCTTAAACTTTTCACCTTTTTCTATTGCTTTTTCTATCGCCTTCTCGAAATAGTCTTGGTCGTGACATTCCATGAGTGATTCCTCCAAAACTGGTAGCGTCTCCCTTTTAACATAGTTTATGCCAACGGCTTCACCTAGACCATCCGGGATGGTCTTTGAAAGTTTTTTAATGTAACCATCACTTGTGAGGTTGTATTTAACTTCTTCATCGCCAACTTTCTTGTTATCCACACAGATAAGGTTTTCTCTTCTCTCCTCCATGATAAGGTGGAGTATCCTTGGATCGAAGACCACATCACCATTTAACCATATAACATCCTCATCCAAGTCCCTTATCCCAATTAGCAAGCTCTTTGAAGTGTTAGTAGCATAGTATCGCCTATTTATAACATATTCAAGGTCTGGGTGTCTCTCTTTTATCAAACCACCCTTGTATCCTATCACGACCCTTATATCCTCCAGCCCTGCACTCTTAAGGTTTTCTAATTGATGATCAAGTATTGTCTTCTCATCACATAATTTTACAAGTGCCTTGGGTAAACCATGTCCTAGTCTACTGCCCACACCCGCGGCCAGGATAACAACTTTAATAGAAACCACCCATTATTCTTTTAAACTACAATCTAAATAATACTACTATTTACCCTTAACCCCCTCAGAGTATGAAGTTATAAAAGGTGAGACTCTTATGCGCATACTTCACGTTTGTCCATACTTTAAGCCTTCATGGGAGGGCGGGGGCCCCCCACGTTTCGTATATGAGCTTGCACTTCAACAGGTTGCAATGGGCCATGATGTGACCGTGTATACAACCGATGGATTTAAAAGGAGGGTTAGGGCCCCAAAGAATACTATGGTGGATGTTGATGGTATAAAAACATATTATTTTAGGAACCTTTCAATGTATTTAACGGCAAATTTTAACATTCCTTTACCCTATTATCTTCCAGTGGTTGCCTTGAAACAGATAGGATCCTTTGATATTATCCATATACATGAGCATAGAACATTCTTGGCGGCGGTAACATCATTACTCGCGACAAGACATAATATACCATATGTTGTGCAACCGCATGGATCCGCGCCAAGGATGGTAAAAGGCTGGCAGAAAAGACTATTCGACACTCTAATAGGTAATAGGATCATATATAATGCGAAGCGTATAATAGCATCCTCGAGGATAGAATCACAATATTATAAAAGAGTATACCCTGACCTAGATGATGAGATGATAGTTAGGGTGCCCAATCCTGTGAACATCCCCGAAATCCCACCTAGAGGATCCTTCAGGAGAAAATGGGGACTTGAAGAAAACCGGATAATACTATACCTTGGTAGGATCCATGAAAGAAAAGGCTTAAACCTATTAATTAGGGCATTCAATCAGATAAGAGACGATAAATTGAAACTTGTTATCGCAGGCCCTGATGATCACTACCTTAAAAGATTGAAGAAATTAATATCAGATCTTGGACTAGAAGAGAGTATAATCTTAACCGGACCATTGTATGGTTTTGATAAATTTGAGGCTCTTGTCGACGCCGATGTTTTCATCCTACCATCAAACGAATATGAATCCTTTGGCATGGCCGCTGCCGAGGCTATTGCCTGTGGCACTCCAGTCGTCGTAACATCAAATTGTGGAATATCCGAATGGATTGACTCAAAAAGCGGTCTCATAGTCCAAGCAGATGAAAAAAAACTAAAAAATGCTATTATGAAAATACTGGATAATGGATCGTTCCATCCAAGAACTCCTAGAGTCTTCGAAATTGAAAGGATCGCGAGGAAGTTCGATGAAATCTACAATGAAGCCACGAGTTAGAGGGGATCGCCCCTCATTGTCGTTTGATAAGAAAATATTCATACTACTAGCTTTGATTGTTTCGATAATCGCATGGAAGCTTGTGACAATACAATCCAACCTTGGAGTCTACTACTGGGATATATTCCTCTATCTTAATAATGCTCTTAGGATGGCCCATCTTGGCTCCAGTGATACACTGTATCTCCCACCCCTTTTACCAGCTATATTATCAGTTTTCTTCAGATTGGGATTTGTGGGGGAATACACAATCTTTATTGTTGGTGGAGTATTCTATATACTCGCAGCGGCTGGGATGTACCTTCTTCTAAGGTTGAGATTTGATGAAATTGAAAGCCTTGCTGGGGCTTTAACCTTCGCATCCTCCACCCTAGTATTGGCGTGGGCTGTGACAGGCTCTACTGACATCCCAGCCATATCATTGTCAATATGGGCAATCTACTTCACATTACTCGCAAAAAGAAAGGATAAGAGATTTTATTATCTGGCATTCCCCGTGGCAATGGCAGCCTTCCTCACAAGGTATACTTCAGCCCTTATAATCATCCCCATACTCCTTGTAATTATCATGGATTCTAAGCCTAGGTTCCGCGAAATCACAAAGGGCATAATCCTTGGAATTCTATTATATTCACCCTTCGGATTATTCTTTTACAGAAACCTCAAGAACCCCTTACCATTCTTAGGCCAGTTCACAGAAACTGCAAAAGGGTCAGTGACAGCTATCAACCCAGGATATAATCCTGACAGCCTATATTATCTTAGACATCTCCCAGAATATCTTTCGGCTCTGCCCTCTGACAATTACATGTTGATTATTAACCCTTCAAGTGCGAGTCCAAGCCCATTAGCATATCTAATAGTGGCCATCATATTAGTGGGTGTTATACTCCATATAATCCATAATAGGACGATACTAGACGGTGTGGAGACTAGAAGGTTAGGCGTGTTCTTGTTATTGTCAATCGCTTTAATAGTTATCTTTGGGAGGATATCTTATGCCCTGGCTGAAGTTTTAATCTTCCTTTGGGCCCTTAGCATATATTGGCTCTTAAAGGGTCGTGGGCTGGATAATCTTGATATCAACCTTGTTATGGTAACATGGTTTTTATCGTTCCTTTATATGCATAGTTTCCATCTTGTTAAAGTTGACAGGTATATTATACCAATTTTACCAGCTCTAGCATATGCAATGCCCCTTAGCATAGACGAAATTTCACAGACGCTAAATTTGGGGCATGGCCGGCGCCTATTCTCGATCCTTGTCATGGTGTTGATGTTATCATCCGCAACCTATTATATGTGGGGCATGCCACATGATTATCCCATTGTAGATGCTGAACGTGAAGCAGCCCAATGGCTCAAAACATATGATCCAAACTACCATAATAAGGTGATAGCATCTGATAGGGGCCCGGCATTCACATGGTACCTTAAAGATTATGTTTTCACAAGAAGAATTAATGAAAATAACAGTGAATTGTTTTATAGGCTATTTTATAAACTCAAACCAGACTATTATATATACTGGTCAACCAGCAAACCGAGGATATATGGTTACAAGGTAATCTATAACAAGAATGGTGTGATAATCGCCGAGAAAATCCCCCCATAATACTTATGTTAACATGGTTTTATAATCGAATAATGTTAAAAGGGGGGGTACCTCCCCATATGCAATAATTTGTGGATTATCAATCCAAGGAGGATAATAGTATGGAAACTCAGAGGATACTCGTCACTGGAGGAGCTGGGTTCATAGGAACCAACCTTGTTAATGAACTTAAAAAGAGAGGCCATGAGGTCATAGCATTGGATCTCATGCATACTAGTCGCGAAGATTATGTGAGGGCTGATGTAAGGGAATACAGGCAACTCGAGAAGGTCTTCGAAGATTATGAGTTTGATTATGTTTATCATCTAGCGGCAGAATATGGTAGATGGAATGGTGAGGCATACTATGAGAACCTTTGGAGGACCAATGTCATCGGCACAAAGAATATTATAAGATTACAAGAGAAACTAGGCTTTAGGATGATATTCTTCTCCTCGGCTGAAGTATATGGAGACTATACTGGGGTCATGACAGAGGATGTCATGGAGAAGAATCCTATAAAAGATACATATCAGATGAATGATTATGCTATGACAAAATGGGTCGGGGAGCTCATGTGCATGAACTCAGCAAAAATGTTCGGCACAGAAACCGTGAGGGTGAGACCTGTCAACTGTTATGGGCCCCATGAGAAATACACGCCATACAAGGGGTTCATACCCATTTTCATATACCATGCATTACATAACAAACCCTACACAGTCTACAAGGGCCATAAGCGTATAATAGATTATGTGGAGGATTCTGTTAGGACCTTCGCTAATATTGTGGATAATTTCATCCCAGGGGAAGTTTATAATGTTGGCGGCCGACCGGAATGGGAACATGATATAAAAGAATATTCTGACATGGTCCTAAAGGCTGTTGGTAGAGATGATTCGATCGTAACATATAAGGAGGCTGAGGCTTTCACAACAAAGGTTAAGAGGGTTGACTGTTCCAAAGCAGAAAGAGACCTTAAACACGACCCTAAGGTGCCCCCGGAGGAGGGTATAAAGCGTACAGTTGAATGGATGAAATGGTACTACAGGATAGAATAACTTGGAGTTAAAAGGATGAGGATAGCGGCCCTGATACCAGCATATAACGAGGAATTAACCATCGGAACCATAGTACTTTTATGTAAAGAGTATGTGGATGAAGTTATAGTTGTTGATGATGGCAGCACTGACAGGACCGCCAGGATAGCCGAAGCAGCCGGTGCGAGGGTTATAAGGCACCGAGAAAATAAAGGGAAGGGTGCCGCGCTTAAAACAGGTTTTAAGGCGACTGATGCTGATATAATAGTCACATTGGATGGTGACGGGCAGCACGACCCCCAAGAGATACCTAAGCTTGTACAGCCTATAATAGATGGTAGAGCAGATATTGTCAATGGTAGCCGTTACCTATCAGGTTCTGATAAGAGCACGCCATTTTATAGGAGGGTTGGACAAAAGATACTTGACAGGGCAACTAACATTTCAACCAGATTGGATATAACAGACACCCAAAGCGGTTTCAGAGCATTCTCAAGGGATACTATCCCATATTTCAAGTTTAAAGAGGATGGGTTTGCAATAGAAAGTGAAATGCTATTAGATGCTGCTGAATCAAACCTTAGAATAGTCGAAGTTGAAATTGGCGTCACCTATGATGTTGAAGGTTCCACTAAACATCCTATAAGTCATGGCGCATCGGTACTCTACAGAATAATCAAGGACATGGAACTAAGACGCCCATTATATTATTTCACCTTCCCAGGGTTAATAATAGTAGTCATAGGAGCCATTCTCACGTTAATATTCCTACGCGATTACATCATAGGGAAAAGTATCCATATGGGGCCGACCATACTTGCTATAATGCTAACATTATTTGGAACATTCTTCATGTTCACTGGTATAATACTAGATTCTATGAAGAAGATGATAAGAAACTTTCAGAAAAGATGACAAGAGGTTGATAATCTATGAAGGATATCAAAATATATGATGGTAAATGTGTGTTGGTAACAGGAGGTGCTGGTTGCATTGGGAGCAACCTTTCAAGACGGCTTGGCGAAGCTGGAGCGCATGTAATCATATTGGATAACCTATCATCAAGTTATGAGTGGAACATACCAATGATGGAGAACATAGAATTCGTAAAAGGGGACATACTCGATGACGAGATCCTGAAAAGAGTCTACAAGGAAAGACCAGATTATGTTTTCCACCTTGCAGCCCACTTCGCCAACCAAAACAGTGTAGACCACCCAGAGGAGGATTTACTAGTTAATGGACTCGGCACATTAAAAGTCCTAGAATATGCACAGCTTATCGGCGTTGAACGCTTCATCTATTCATCCTCTGGCTGCGGAGTCTATGGTCTAGACTCTAAGATACCATTCAAAGAAGATGACATTTCAATTTCACTACACACACCATACCAGGTGACAAAACTACTAGGGGAATTATACACTAATTACTTCCACAACCTTTATGATCTGCCAATAGTCAATGCAAGATTCTTCAATGTCTACGGACCAGGGGAAGTTCCAGGGAAATACCGCAATGTTATACCAAATTTCTTCTACTGGGCCATGAACAATCAGCCCCTACCAATAACCGGGGATGGTACAGAGACAAGGGACTGGACATTCGTAGATGATATAATAAACGGTCTAATAGCCATGGGAGCCCGAAAAAAGGCTATAGGAGAGGCCATAAACCTAGGATCGGGAGAAGAACACCAGGTAATAGAAATGGCCACCATCATCAATGAACTCACAGGAAACAAGGCAGGTATAGTGTACAAGCCAAGAAGAGAATGGGATGCTAAAACCCGTCTATTATCATCCATAGAAAAGGCGAAAAAACTCCTAGACTACAAACCAAAGACAACATTCAGGGAAGGCTTGGAGAAAACCTACCAATGGTTCAAAGAAAACTGGGAACTTATACAAAAAAGCGCCGAATTCTAGACCCCACCAGGTGAAGAGATGAAAATACTCGTAATACAAGAATCTGATTGGATTAGAAGAAACCCCCACCAACAACACCACCTGTTTGATCGTCTAAGCCTCAGAGGGCACAGGATAAAAGTCATAGACTATCCCATAGATTGGAGGAAAAACGAACCAAGAGGTCTCATATACCCTAGGAGACTGTTCAAGGGTATTTGGAAGGTTAAATCAGAGGCTCGAATCGACGTGATAAGACCAACAATATTGAAATTACCAATCTTCGATTACCTTTCAATACCTATAACTCATACTTTAGAGATAAGAAAACAAATCCGAGAATTTAAACCAGACGTCATAGTAGGATTCGGGATAATCAACACTTACATAGGATTAAAGGAGGCTAAAAAAAGGGGCATACCATTCGTATATTACCCCATTGACGTACTATACACGCTCATCCCAGAGAAAACTTTACAGGTTATCGGTAAATGGCTGATGAAGAAAATTCTAAAATCTGCAGATTTCGTGATCACGATAAACAAGCGACTGAGACAACTAATGATAGAAATGGGCGCGAACCCCTATGATACAGTCGTCATAGAAGCTGGTATAGACCTTGAAAAATTCAACCCCAACCTCGACGGATCCAGGATAAGAAAAAAGTATGGGATAAAGGACGATGAAATACTATTATTCTTCATGGGCTATCTTTATGAATTCTCGGGTTTAAAAGAATTAGCCCTTGAAATGGCCAAGAAGGACCATCCAAGGATTAAACTCATGATAGTGGGTGAAGGTGAAGCCTATAACGATCTCCAAAATATAAAGGAAAAAAACAACCTCGAAAATCTTATACTCGCAGGGAGCCAACCCTATGAGATGATACCAGAGTTCTTGGCAGCGGCTGATATCTGCATACTACCAGCTCGCAGAGAAGAAAAGATAATGCAGGATATCGTGCCAATAAAAATCTATGAGTACCTTGCAATGGCCAAGCCTGTTATAGCCACAGGATTCCCAGGTATAAAAATGGAATTCGGCGAAGACAATGGGATATACTACATAGAAAAACCAGAGGATGTGCTCAAGACAGCCAGTGAACTTGCAACTGGTGACCTCCAAGTTGAGGGGATGAAGGGTAGGAAGTTTGTTGAATCCAATGATTGGGAGACCATAACAGACAAATTCGAAAAAACACTTAAAAATTTGGTTGGTTTAAGAGCCCCGGGCGGGGATTGAACCCGCGACCACGGGATTACGAGTCCCGCGCTCTACCAGACTGAGCTACCGGGGCCTCCGGTAACTATAATCGTCTAAGGTTAATTGATGATCTGTTAAATGTTCTAGGTCTATGCACATTCCATCCCTTGCAGCTACAACCCTCGTATCTGTCTCTTTTTGTAATCTGAGGGCTTCGCCATCTGGGTCATTGAATATCATCTTCATGCCAAGGTGGGTCATTATTGCAAGTTTGGGTTTCACCTCTTCTATGAGGAGTTTGAAATCATCTGAGCACATATGCCCCCTTATATGTTCATTATCTGGTCTTATAACACTTGCTATTAGAACATCAGCTCCATGATGATATGAGCCGAGTTCATTGAAATAGGCTGTATCTGACGTATAGGATATTGTTATCTTAGGGGTTTGGAACTTGAAACCTATACATGTAGGGTCTCCATGTATTGTTTTTGTGGCTGTGATTTTTATATTGTCTATTTTTATTGAATCACCCTCTTCTAATATTATGTTTTCTGTTTTGGTTAGATGATACTTGGATATGCAGGGGCCCCAATCCTTGTAACCTTTTATGACGCTGAGGCTCCCTATTACTGTCCCCTTGTTTCTTGTCATCCCCCTTGTCATGGCTTCGATGAGGACTTCGGCATCTGTGTAATGGTCAGTGTGTGAATGTGATACTAATATAAGGTCTAGTCTGCGAGGGTTTAGGCCGAATTGGTATGATCTTATCAATGCTCCTGGGCCGGGGTCTATGTGGATGTTTTTACCTTCGAGGTTGTCTATTCTTAAACCGCCGGTCATCCTTTTTTGTGTGATGGTGGCGAAATCGTCCGCCACCACTTCCTAGGAATGTTAGTTTCATGGGTGATCACATCCTATAATTCATGTTTTGCAGAGTATAACATTGCATTGTAGTGGGATTTTTTTGTCTTTTATTTGTAGATTTTCATCTTCTATAACGACGATGTCGCCCACTTTGACTTCTCCAGGTCCTTCTTTTAGCATTAGCACGTTTTCTCCGGGTTTAGCGACTTTCTTCCATTTTATGTTGAAGGCTTGTACATTGGGGGCTAATTTTACTTCGATTTTATCATTGTCTATGTTTATGACTCTTCCGATTTCTCCTTCTTTTATTATCTTTGATGCCATTTTTATCTGTTCACTCTTTTTTAGGAGTTCTTTTTGTAGTTTGGCTCTCCATTTTTGGAGTGTTTTCACGTCCCTTAGAATGGTTTCTCTGAGTATTCTGTGGGCTTTCCTTTTATCTAATCTTGGAGTTTTTATGTACAAGTCGTATTCTGGGCTTATGGTTGGTGTTTTGGCGGCGACTTCTTCTACTATTTTCGCTAGGAGTTTTGAAACTTCTTTTAGGCTTGTTTTTTTCTTCCAATACTTTTTTAATAGGCTGCTGGCAAGTTTTTTGGTTATCTTATTCCCGAATATTACAATGGAGCTTTCACCCTTCTCAAATTTGGTTATATTAGATCCTATGAGTTCTATGATCTGATAGGCTCCTGTGGTGGCGTATATTCTCCTCCTCTTAGCCTCGAAGGGCGTTTTAAGGCTTACTTCACCCACTACAACGTCTCCGATGCTTCGAACCTTCCTTGCATCATCTCTTATATTTAATCTTATACCAAATTCCTCGGCCCTATCCCTTAATTCTTCCTCTGTTTTAATATCACCATTATATAATTCCCTTTCGAGTTCCCTTCTCTTCTGGGGACTCCCTAAGTAGGCTATCTTTCTCTTATCACCTATCATTACGCAACCTTTGCTACTAGTATAAGTTATTATAAGGCTCATCTAGGAGTCACCTATTCACGTCTGAGTTTGGAAGGTTATACTAGGAAGGTATCGAACTCCTCCCATTTTTGAGAAGTATTTTATCAGAGGATTTATAAATATTGTACCGATTGATGTCTTAGGAGAATTTTGAATGGAACATGAAAACGCCCTTATAAAAGAGAAGAGCCCATACCTTTTACAGCATGCCCATGACCTCGTAGATTGGCTTCCATGGGGTGAAGAAGCATTTAAGATAGCTAAAAAGTATAATAAGCCCATATTCTTGTCAATAGGCTACTCTACATGTCACTGGTGCCATGTGATGGCCAGAGAATCATTTAACGACCCTATAGTCGCTAAACTCATAAATGAAACATTCGTACCAATTAAAGTGGACAGGGAGGAAAGGCCAGACATTGACAGCATTTATATGAACGCCTGCCAACTCCTCACAGGTACAGGGGGCTGGCCACTCACCATATTCCTAACACCTGATGGCAGACCGTTCTTCGCAGGCACATACTTCCCCCGGGAGACAAGCCATGGCATGGCCGGCCTAAAAGAGATCATATTAAAGACTAAGGAACTTTGGGAAAAAAAGCCAGAAGACATAGATAATGCAGCCACAGAGATCTTCATGGCCATCAAGAGGATGAACGCACCCACAAAACCATACGAAATCCAAGAGAGGATAATAGATGCGGGATTCGAAGGATTGAAGAAGGCCTTCGACCATGAAAATGGGGGGTTCGGGTCTTCACAGAAATTCCCATTACCAAATCACCTTTACTTCCTTCTAAGGTATGGTCTTTTAAAAGACAAAAAGGCCCTAGGAATGGTTGAATTAACCCTTGACAAAATGCGCTTTGGGGGTATCTACGACCATGTAGGGTATGGTTTCCACCGTTACACTGTTGACCCCGCATGGAGGATACCCCATTTCGAGAAGATGCTTTATGACCAAGCTTTAATGGCCATAGCATACCTTGAAGCCTATCAAGCACTAGGAAAGGAACTCTACAAGGAAACAGCAGAGGAAATATTTGAATATGTTATACGGGAGATGAGATCCCCGAAGGGTGGGTTTTATTCGGCGGAGGACGCGGAGAGCGAAGGAGAAGAAGGCAAGTTTTATCTCTGGACAATGGAAGAATTAAGAGAAATCCTAGATTCCGATTTGCTCTGCGAATTCTTCAATGTCAAAGAAGAGGGCAATCTACTAGATGAGACTGGGAAACCCTCAGGTAAAAACATCCTCTATATGAAGACCATGCCAGAAAAATTCGCAGAAGAGAAGGGGATAG
It includes:
- a CDS encoding NAD(P)H-dependent glycerol-3-phosphate dehydrogenase, which gives rise to MMKVSIIGAGSFGTAIAQILSKNIDNVYLLARDEKVIESINREHENSRYHPGIKLDEKIKAANIKSSHIIDSDYIFLAVPSGSLRSIMRSLDSRLEDKKIISCIKGIEYPSLKPMTTVIQEETDSETVFCISGPNFADELIRGVTSGVTIGASKEYQDDIASLIKSQNIVVDYSENIKGVEFCGILKNVYAVAMGILDGQITGENHKYTLLTLCFKEMRKILDEMGYGELFDKFCGFGDFLLTALTDKSRNRTLGLMLGKKMQLSKKSTITVESLRSIKAIKALTSKMNLPVLELVYETLNDPQNVNLHIEHFQGILHETA
- a CDS encoding glycosyltransferase family 2 protein; translated protein: MRIAALIPAYNEELTIGTIVLLCKEYVDEVIVVDDGSTDRTARIAEAAGARVIRHRENKGKGAALKTGFKATDADIIVTLDGDGQHDPQEIPKLVQPIIDGRADIVNGSRYLSGSDKSTPFYRRVGQKILDRATNISTRLDITDTQSGFRAFSRDTIPYFKFKEDGFAIESEMLLDAAESNLRIVEVEIGVTYDVEGSTKHPISHGASVLYRIIKDMELRRPLYYFTFPGLIIVVIGAILTLIFLRDYIIGKSIHMGPTILAIMLTLFGTFFMFTGIILDSMKKMIRNFQKR
- the rfbX gene encoding oligosaccharide flippase family protein, whose translation is MKLLKLLQSEEYKVIAENFFSLSLLQILVYVMPLITLPYLTRTLGVAKFGLVNFAIAFTTYFQILTDYGFALSAVKEISINREDITKVSTIFSSVMIIKGILTIISFVILITIVFSIQKFSTNSLLYLFAFGIIIGTTLSPTWFYQGMERMRYITILNVIANLIFLVTIFIFIKKPSDYIYMPLLYSIGPIITGIFSLWIIRTRFNVKFHIPPFEDIKETFKESTQFFLSRASVSIYTNSNSFFLGLFAGNTAVGYYSAAEKIYTAAQGLYGPLIQVIYPYMAKTKNKIFYRKILKYTLIFNTLFCGIILIMAPFIV
- a CDS encoding glycosyltransferase family 39 protein — encoded protein: MKSTMKPRVRGDRPSLSFDKKIFILLALIVSIIAWKLVTIQSNLGVYYWDIFLYLNNALRMAHLGSSDTLYLPPLLPAILSVFFRLGFVGEYTIFIVGGVFYILAAAGMYLLLRLRFDEIESLAGALTFASSTLVLAWAVTGSTDIPAISLSIWAIYFTLLAKRKDKRFYYLAFPVAMAAFLTRYTSALIIIPILLVIIMDSKPRFREITKGIILGILLYSPFGLFFYRNLKNPLPFLGQFTETAKGSVTAINPGYNPDSLYYLRHLPEYLSALPSDNYMLIINPSSASPSPLAYLIVAIILVGVILHIIHNRTILDGVETRRLGVFLLLSIALIVIFGRISYALAEVLIFLWALSIYWLLKGRGLDNLDINLVMVTWFLSFLYMHSFHLVKVDRYIIPILPALAYAMPLSIDEISQTLNLGHGRRLFSILVMVLMLSSATYYMWGMPHDYPIVDAEREAAQWLKTYDPNYHNKVIASDRGPAFTWYLKDYVFTRRINENNSELFYRLFYKLKPDYYIYWSTSKPRIYGYKVIYNKNGVIIAEKIPP
- a CDS encoding NAD(P)-dependent oxidoreductase; this encodes METQRILVTGGAGFIGTNLVNELKKRGHEVIALDLMHTSREDYVRADVREYRQLEKVFEDYEFDYVYHLAAEYGRWNGEAYYENLWRTNVIGTKNIIRLQEKLGFRMIFFSSAEVYGDYTGVMTEDVMEKNPIKDTYQMNDYAMTKWVGELMCMNSAKMFGTETVRVRPVNCYGPHEKYTPYKGFIPIFIYHALHNKPYTVYKGHKRIIDYVEDSVRTFANIVDNFIPGEVYNVGGRPEWEHDIKEYSDMVLKAVGRDDSIVTYKEAEAFTTKVKRVDCSKAERDLKHDPKVPPEEGIKRTVEWMKWYYRIE
- a CDS encoding NAD-dependent epimerase/dehydratase family protein — encoded protein: MKDIKIYDGKCVLVTGGAGCIGSNLSRRLGEAGAHVIILDNLSSSYEWNIPMMENIEFVKGDILDDEILKRVYKERPDYVFHLAAHFANQNSVDHPEEDLLVNGLGTLKVLEYAQLIGVERFIYSSSGCGVYGLDSKIPFKEDDISISLHTPYQVTKLLGELYTNYFHNLYDLPIVNARFFNVYGPGEVPGKYRNVIPNFFYWAMNNQPLPITGDGTETRDWTFVDDIINGLIAMGARKKAIGEAINLGSGEEHQVIEMATIINELTGNKAGIVYKPRREWDAKTRLLSSIEKAKKLLDYKPKTTFREGLEKTYQWFKENWELIQKSAEF
- a CDS encoding NTP transferase domain-containing protein, encoding MVSIKVVILAAGVGSRLGHGLPKALVKLCDEKTILDHQLENLKSAGLEDIRVVIGYKGGLIKERHPDLEYVINRRYYATNTSKSLLIGIRDLDEDVIWLNGDVVFDPRILHLIMEERRENLICVDNKKVGDEEVKYNLTSDGYIKKLSKTIPDGLGEAVGINYVKRETLPVLEESLMECHDQDYFEKAIEKAIEKGEKFKALNIRDNFCIEVDFPGDLEKAKKYCKENL
- a CDS encoding glycosyltransferase, with translation MRILHVCPYFKPSWEGGGPPRFVYELALQQVAMGHDVTVYTTDGFKRRVRAPKNTMVDVDGIKTYYFRNLSMYLTANFNIPLPYYLPVVALKQIGSFDIIHIHEHRTFLAAVTSLLATRHNIPYVVQPHGSAPRMVKGWQKRLFDTLIGNRIIYNAKRIIASSRIESQYYKRVYPDLDDEMIVRVPNPVNIPEIPPRGSFRRKWGLEENRIILYLGRIHERKGLNLLIRAFNQIRDDKLKLVIAGPDDHYLKRLKKLISDLGLEESIILTGPLYGFDKFEALVDADVFILPSNEYESFGMAAAEAIACGTPVVVTSNCGISEWIDSKSGLIVQADEKKLKNAIMKILDNGSFHPRTPRVFEIERIARKFDEIYNEATS